DNA from Sorex araneus isolate mSorAra2 chromosome 6, mSorAra2.pri, whole genome shotgun sequence:
ccaaagCATCTGGTCCCCAAGAACCACTTGGAGTACTAGCCAGAATTGTAGGGTTCACTATGAaatataactaaaaattaaactgaaatgcACCATTTAAGATGGTCAAGTCCAGTGTCTTTAGTATTTAAAAGTATaaccattttaattataaaaatgacgGTTTTCAcgtattttgcaaaataaaaaatctttgtgACACTAGTGGTAGAACAATTAATAGATATCCAAATGGAAATATTTAGTTGCTCAAAGATAGTGAACAAGAGAAATAATTAACTGATATCTAAAAATAAACACGAGATgaattagcatttaaaaaatgaacttaaacCTTAGACTTACATGAACAGAAAGGTCTGAATTTGTTTCTGGCCGTTCATTTTCTTCCGATGTGTTCAAtcctggaggcaggctggggctgaaGGCCATGAGGTCTGTCTTGGGCGGCCCCTCCCCCGAGCACACCCTCTGCCTCCTCTGCTGAGAATGCGACCAGCTCCCCACCGCGCTCGGCAGCACCAGCGCGGGCTTCCCCGCCGCGCACGCCGCCTCGCGGGCCGGCGCCGAGCAGCGCAGCGCCGTGTACAGCAGCAGCGTGAGCACCAGCAGGCTGGACACGGCGCAGATGGCCACGATCAGGTACACGTTCACGTCCACcagcgccgcgccgccgcccgccgccgccgcgcccgccaaTGCCGCCCGCGACGACGCCTTGGGCGCCTGGCCGCTCTCCACCAGCGACAGCAGCACGGTGGCCGTGGCCGTGAGCGCCGGCTCGCCGTGGTCCTTCACCAGCACCAGCAGGCGCTGGCGCGCCGCGTCCGCCTCGTCCAGGCCGCGCGTCGTGCTGATCTCGCCCGTGTACAGCCCCACGCGGAACGGGCtgcgcgcgccgcccgccgccggcgCCAGCTCATACGACAGCCACGCGTTGTAGCCCGAGTCGGCGTCCACGGCGCGCACCTTCGCCACCACGTGGCCCGCGCCCACCGAGCGCGCCACCAGCTCGCTGCGCGCGGCCCCCAGcacgcccgcgcccgcgcccgtgGGCAGCAGCGCGGGCGCATTGTCGTTGTCGTCCAGCACGAACACCTGCAGCGTCACGTTGCTGCCCAGCGGCGGCACGCCCGCGTCGCGCGCGCTCACCTGGAAGCGCAGCAGCTCCAGCTCCTCGTGGTCCAGGGGCTGCAGCGCGAACACCTTGCCGCTCTCCGCGTGCACCGACACGTAGCTCGACAGCAGCCGCTCGCCCACGCGCCGCTCCACCAGCGAGTACGACACGCGCGCGTTCTCCTGCGCGTCGGCGTCGCGCGCGGACACCGTGAAGATGTGGCAGCCGGGCGCGTTGTTCTCCTTCACGAACACCGTGTACTCGGGCTGCGCGAATGCAGGTGCGTTGTCGTTCACGTCCGATACTTCCACAGACACGCTGGCGGTGGCCAACAGCGGGGGCGAGCCCCCGTCGCGCGCGGTCACCACCACTTGGTAGTTGGACACGTTCTCGCGGTCCAAGGCACTGTCTAACAAGAGTGAATAGTAGTTCTTGAATGTGGACACCAGTTTGAAAGGGACACGAGGAGATAAGGTGCAGGTCACCTGTCCATTCGCACCAGAGTCAAGATCTGATACACGAATCAGGGCAATGACCGTGCCTGGTGGAGAGTCTTCTCTGATGGGCAAAGAAAGTGATGTGATAGTCAGTTCGGGGGCATTATCATTTACATCCAGCACTTTCACTAAAATTTTGCAGTGATTTGCCATCGGTGGACTTCCTCTGTCAACTGCTTTAACCTGAACTTCGTATAAGTCTGTTTCCTCGTAGTCCAATCTACCAGTCAGCGTAATTTCTCCTGAGATGGCAtcgattttgaaaatttttttaatatcaggAGGAACTtcaccaccaaaagaaaagataatctcTCCATTTACACCTTCGTCAGCATCAGAGGCATTTACTGTGGTCACTAATGTACCATTTGCCGTAGTTTCTAATAAGTGGACTCTGTACACATTCTGGGTAAACAACGGAGCGTTATCATTAACATCCAGCACAGTGATCAGCAGCTGAACTGAACCTTCCAGCTCTGGTTTGCCCCCGTCTTTGGCTGTCATTAACAAATGAAGCTCTGGCATTTCTTCTCTATCTAAAGGTTTCCTCAATTCAAGCGAAAGTGACTTACTCAATTCATCAGTTGCCTGAACATCCAAAGAGAAATAATCGTTAGAGCTCAGGGTGTATGTTATAAGAGCATTGGCACCAATGTCCGCATCTGCAGCGCCCTCTACCGGGAAACGCGAACCCAGCGGTCtagattcagaaataaatatcctttgttctgtttctttaaaaaccGGAGGATTGTCGTTCATGTCCTTCACCTCCACCTCCACATGGAAAACCTGCAGCGGCCCGTCCACGATCACCTCCAGGTGAAGGCTGCACTCCGCCCTCCGCCCACACAGCTCCTCGCGGTCGATCCGAGAATTCACAAACAAAATGCCATTCTGCAGGTTTACCTCCAGCAGGTCCGCGCGGTCCTTGGACGCCACCCGGAACAGGCGCGGCACCAGCTCcgccagctccagccccaggtcctgggcGATGCGGCCCACGAACGTGCCGTGTTTGGCCTCCTCGGGGACCGAGTAGTGGAGCTGGCCGCTCCCTGCCTCCCAGACTGCAGCCAGcaggatgaagagcagcagacgcGGGGCTCCCTTGTTTCCTCGCCTAGAAAACAGCATCGCAAAAGCACACGCTCCGTTTCTCTCTCACCTCACTTCGAAATTAAGATCTTTTGATTCATATTTTTAGTAATCTCTCTCCTGCCGTTTTCTGTCTTCTCGGGGCGGTGACAAAATGGAGTTTCCTTCAGATAGTTTTAGATATCGCACTTGATTGCCAATTAAGACTTTGTGGTATACAGCGACATCATGTGGCTAACGGTGTAGATTTCAGATTTAGTCACTGACTTCCAAAGAAGTCTAAGTTCATTTGCAATTTATtcaatcattttctattttatttcagatataaTTCTAAATTACTCGATTCATTACTTTCCTTTACCTCTGATAACAAATATACTACAATAAGATTTGGGTGAAATCAAGATACAGTTTGTGTAAATAATCTTacatcttttatttaaaacaacttaGCATCTCCTATTTGTACTATCATATATTTGTAACTGATTCTGAGGTTTTAAAATAAGGAACATTGACCACTAAACTTCCCACATTCTAAAATCTTTGGttgtacctttattgcaaaccacaacagctaattagagagagagaacagaagggaatgccttgccacagtggcagggtggggtgggggggagatgggattggggagggtgggagggacgctgggtttacgggtggtggagaatgggcactggtgaagggatgggttcctgaactttgtatgagggaagtataagcacaaaagtgtataaatctgtaactgtaccctcacggtgattctctaattaaaaataaataaatttaattaaaaaaaatacactcaaTTCATTTGTAGTCTAAAATTACAACTGAATTTTTTCCAAGGTCAGATAAATTTTTGTGATTAATTTATGTATTATAAAAAATTTGTAACAGTCACAATTTTCACATGAAAGTATAAAacttgaatatataaaataaatagctactgttaatttaaaaaaaaataaaaaaaataaataaaatctttggttgtttatttttcacGATTgaatacatagaaaatatttcttaaatatatatttaacttctttcaatgttatataaatgacatcattttcttatactttaactcacagaataataatattttggatattttcctttgattctttatatatcacatagACATCTAAATGCTGAGCTTATTCTCTGATCTCCAAGTCATAATTGCAGATTAAATTCATGCCTATTGGATCTTTATTCCTATGCCAACTTTTATCtgtgatatttttcttattatgataacattccatatttcaattaaataatgatagtgagtacATCAAGTACAAATATCTGATAATATTATAACTATCCATAGTTGATTTTAAATGTAACTTTAATGAAAAGGTCTGgttttcatttagaaaatttttgAGGTAAAACATTGGTAAACTTCTCTCATTTTCCATCCAATTCATGACTATAACTCCATGGGTATGAGTTATAGTTATAGTTTATATAACTATATAGGTTTATATGTTATAGTTTATAGTTATACTCTATATAACATTTGGCTTAAAATATGGTCTAAGTAGATAATTACTACCTTATTGAAATTAAAGGATAAAACAATAGTTAATCATGGATTTTACTGCCATGTTATTGAGCAGGAAAGTAAAAGTCTACACAAgttattttttagaaaacaaatgggGCGATATATATTTTGTGAAATTCTTATcaaattaactattttttttgctttttgggtcacacctggcgatgcacaggggttacttctgactctgtacttaggaattacccatggtggtactcaggggaccatatgggatgctgggaatggaacccgggtcagccgagtgcaaggcaaacgccctacccgctgtgctatcactccagccccaatcaaacTAACAATTTTATACTTTGATAAGACCCCTGTGAAGATGACAAAAACGTAATTAATAAGgaagtataaaaataaagcactggagcattgtataactgagacttaaacctgaaagctttgtaactttccacatggtgattcaataaaagaataaaaaaataaatcagctaaaataagaaactattgaaactataaaaaataaataaataaataaataaaacactggttgGGGGTGAAATAGTTAAATAAAGACTCCCAGTGTCTCAACACCAGCAGTTAACATAAAAACTGacctcatcatttttttttaattttatttttttttacctcatcATTTTTACTCTCACAAACTTCCACTGAATGTAGATGCTTTATTTTAATAGatgcctctctgagagcccagcaagctacctagagtatcctgcccacacggaagaacctggcaagctccccgtggcgtattcaatatgccaaatacagtaacaataacagtctcattcccctgaccctgaaaagagcctccattaGTTGTGAAAGAGGAGTaacgagaggctgctaacatccaGAAgtgggggcctggagcgatagcacagcaactagggtatttgccttgcacgcggccgacccaggttcgattcccagtatcccatatggtcccctgagtaccacctgagtACCTCCAATACCACAGAGGAATTACCctgagtaattcctaaatgcagagccagaagtaacccctgtgcattgccaggtgtgacccaaaaagcaaaaaaaaacctcaaggggtgggaggaatggagacgttacggtgcccactcaagtgaatcgatgaacaatgggatgacagtgatacaatgattctaATTTCATAAATGTTCCAGGTAATAAATACCTTTTTCACCTTATACTTTACCTTAAGAGTTGTTATACCTGATAAGCctcttctgagagagagagagagtgggagagagagagagagaggcagaaagagaggagaaagaagaaaatgcctaccatagaagcaggcttagcaggggtgggggagtgatgggagggatatggcgacactggtgaaagaaaacgtgcactggtggagggatgggtgttggaacactgtatgacttgtTTGTAAAGGTTtatttcacagtgactcaataataaaatcttttttaaaaaacctcttaTTTTATCAAATAACTGTCATCCTCAAAAAGCATTTATTAAATGCACTGATATCACAAGCTGAAGAAACAGCTCAAAGGATGAACAGATACTTCATATAAAGAAGGTCTGGGTTTATTCCTTGGCATGTAAATTTTAAGTACAATTACACAGAGACAATTACACATTTGTTATATTGGCTTTGAATGAAGTCATATAACTTAAAATCATACTTaatatagactatagaccgaacatgctggccacttaatacctcaacttcaaaccacaacacccaaaaggagagaaagagcaaaagggaatcccTTCCCACAGAGGCTTCATGGGGTGGAAggggcagagtgggggtggtgggagggattctgggaccattggtggtggagaatgggcactggtggagggatgggtagttgatcattgtatgactgaaacacaagcacgaaagtttgtaagtctgtaactgtacctcatggtaattcactaataaaattttttaaaagaagtaaaaaaatcatACTTAATAGCTTGAGGAATCAGTTTTCATTAGATGAAGAAACAGACCATGCACTAAGTTTGAAGATATAAATTGCTCCCCACACTGAGTTTGAAAagataaattactcctggtgtgggtGGCTAAAATCATTCTGAGTGTATAGACTCCTGAAGATATGGGGAAATCAGGAGAAATTTAGAGGAATTATTTATAAATCCAGTAACAACCTAAAACTTTTGTCGTAAGTATATGTTCCTTATGCATCAAAAACTACATAGTCTGAGTTTCTGCAGCTAGGAAGATGGAACAAATGTGCTTTTCTTATTCCTCCAACTAAGTGCAACCAAAACCCCTTAATatcatatactttttaaatatgaaaactcTGAAATgtggagagaagaaggaagatcAACTAAAGAAGACAGGGCACAGAAAAAGACACCAAAGTGAGTTCATTgggtttcctttttctctcattcATTCCATGCTTAGAGCTAAAGGTAGCAGCCATCCACATAGCTCATTGTATGAAGATGGAGTCTTCATACATAAACCTACAGAAAGAGTCCTGCTTTCTCCACACAAAGCACCAAGAAAGAGGCTTCTaggagacaaaatatttttaggcAATTTATCTACTTCAGGTAAATGCTACAGGGAAAAATTATGCCCCTGTACCAAAATGATTAAGTGTAGAACCCAGATGTTTACTTTTAGTAAGAGTGAaaagaggtgggggctggagcgatagcacagca
Protein-coding regions in this window:
- the LOC105943052 gene encoding LOW QUALITY PROTEIN: protocadherin alpha-1-like (The sequence of the model RefSeq protein was modified relative to this genomic sequence to represent the inferred CDS: deleted 1 base in 1 codon), producing the protein MLFSRRGNKGAPRLLLFILLAAVWEAGSGQLHYSVPEEAKHGTFVGRIAQDLGLELAELVPRLFRVASKDRADLLEVNLQNGILFVNSRIDREELCGRRAECSLHLEVIVDGPLQVFHVEVEVKDMNDNPPVFKETEQRIFISESRPLGSRFPVEGAADADIGANALITYTLSSNDYFSLDVQATDELSKSLSLELRKPLDREEMPELHLLMTAKDGGKPELEGSVQLLITVLDVNDNAPLFTQNVYRVHLLETTANGTLVTTVNASDADEGVNGEIIFSFGGEVPPDIKKIFKIDAISGEITLTGRLDYEETDLYEVQVKAVDRGSPPMANHCKILVKVLDVNDNAPELTITSLSLPIREDSPPGTVIALIRVSDLDSGANGQVTCTLSPRVPFKLVSTFKNYYSLLLDSALDRENVSNYQVVVTARDGGSPPLLATASVSVEVSDVNDNAPAFAQPEYTVFVKENNAPGCHIFTVSARDADAQENARVSYSLVERRVGERLLSSYVSVHAESGKVFALQPLDHEELELLRFQVSARDAGVPPLGSNVTLQVFVLDDNDNAPALLPTGAGAGVLGAARSELVARSVGAGHVVAKVRAVDADSGYNAWLSYELAPAAGGARSPFRVGLYTGEISTTRGLDEADAARQRLLVLVKDHGEPALTATATVLLSLVESGQAPKASSRAALAGAAAAGGGAALVDVNVYLIVAICAVSSLLVLTLLLYTALRCSAPAREAACAAGKPALVLPSAVGSWSHSQQRRQRCARGRGRPRQTSWPSAPACLQD